From the Martelella mediterranea DSM 17316 genome, one window contains:
- a CDS encoding fumarylacetoacetate hydrolase family protein — MKLVTYDRGDGVGRPGVLLGDGERILDLAAATDGAIASIQGLIEGGDAALERARQAEASAANGHMLERSAVRLMAPIEPPIQMRDCLCFETHLKQAFQQARKLRARQFDNPEEAEAEMARKGILSVPETFYEQPIYYKANRFSVVGHETDVIWPSYSKFMDFELEFGIYIGKTAKDIKAADARPYIFGYTIFNDFTARDAQTAEMGGQLGPAKGKDFDTANPMGPCLVTADEFGNPNDKTMICRVNGEEWGRGNTGTMFWSFEQVIEHVSASETLRPGEFLGSGTVGNGCGLEHMRFLSPGDVVELEVEGIGILRNRLVKVD; from the coding sequence ATGAAACTGGTGACTTATGATCGCGGCGACGGCGTCGGCCGCCCCGGCGTGCTTCTCGGCGATGGCGAACGCATCCTCGATCTCGCCGCCGCCACCGACGGGGCCATCGCCTCGATCCAGGGGTTGATCGAGGGCGGTGACGCGGCACTCGAACGCGCCCGGCAGGCGGAAGCCTCTGCCGCGAACGGCCATATGCTGGAACGGAGCGCCGTCAGGCTGATGGCGCCGATCGAACCGCCGATCCAGATGCGCGATTGCCTGTGCTTCGAGACCCATCTGAAACAGGCCTTCCAGCAGGCCCGCAAGCTGCGCGCCCGGCAGTTCGACAATCCGGAAGAGGCGGAGGCGGAGATGGCCCGCAAGGGCATTCTCTCGGTGCCGGAAACCTTTTACGAGCAGCCGATCTACTACAAGGCCAATCGGTTCTCCGTGGTCGGCCACGAAACCGATGTGATCTGGCCCAGCTACTCCAAATTCATGGATTTCGAGCTGGAATTCGGGATTTACATCGGCAAGACCGCCAAGGACATCAAGGCCGCCGACGCCCGTCCCTATATCTTCGGCTATACGATCTTCAACGATTTCACCGCCCGCGATGCCCAGACCGCCGAAATGGGCGGCCAGCTTGGTCCCGCCAAGGGCAAGGATTTCGACACCGCCAACCCGATGGGCCCGTGCCTGGTGACGGCGGATGAATTCGGCAACCCCAATGACAAGACCATGATCTGCCGCGTCAATGGCGAGGAATGGGGTCGCGGAAATACCGGCACGATGTTCTGGAGCTTCGAACAGGTGATCGAACATGTCTCGGCCTCCGAAACGCTGCGGCCGGGTGAGTTTCTGGGCTCGGGCACCGTCGGCAATGGCTGCGGGCTGGAGCATATGCGCTTCCTGTCGCCGGGCGATGTCGTCGAGCTCGAGGTCGAGGGCATCGGCATCCTTCGCAACAGGCTGGTCAAGGTCGACTGA
- the chvE gene encoding multiple monosaccharide ABC transporter substrate-binding protein: MKLLVSAFAVAAVTVASFAVPSFAQDKGTIGIAMPTKSSARWISDGQSMVEQFQEAGYATDLQYAEDNIPNQLSQIENMITKGVDALVIASIDGTTLSNALANAAASGIPVVAYDRLIRESPDVDYYATFDNFQVGVLQAESLVDGLKQRFPDTKPWNVELFGGSPDDNNAYFFYDGAMSVLQPLIDSGDIVIPSGQMGMNQVGTLRWDGAEAQARMDNLLSANYTDKQVNGVLSPYDGLSIGILSSLKGVGYGTGDQQMPIVTGQDAEIPSVKSIIADEQYSTVFKDTRELARVTVGMVDALLQGGEPEINDTETYDNGVKVVPSYLLSPVSIDASNWEEILVDQSGYYTLDQLK, translated from the coding sequence ATGAAATTGTTAGTTTCCGCATTTGCCGTTGCGGCAGTGACGGTTGCGTCGTTTGCCGTGCCGAGCTTTGCGCAGGACAAGGGCACGATCGGGATCGCGATGCCGACCAAATCCTCGGCGCGCTGGATTTCGGACGGGCAGTCCATGGTCGAGCAGTTCCAGGAGGCGGGCTACGCCACCGATCTGCAATATGCAGAGGACAATATTCCCAACCAGCTGTCCCAGATCGAAAACATGATCACCAAGGGCGTCGATGCGCTGGTGATCGCCTCGATCGACGGCACCACGCTTTCCAACGCGCTGGCGAATGCCGCCGCCTCGGGCATTCCGGTGGTTGCCTATGACCGGCTGATCCGGGAAAGCCCGGATGTCGACTATTACGCCACCTTCGACAATTTCCAGGTCGGCGTGCTGCAGGCCGAAAGCCTGGTCGATGGCCTGAAGCAGCGCTTCCCCGACACCAAGCCCTGGAATGTCGAACTGTTCGGCGGTTCGCCGGACGATAACAACGCCTATTTCTTCTATGACGGCGCGATGTCGGTGCTGCAGCCGCTGATCGACTCCGGCGACATCGTGATCCCGTCGGGCCAGATGGGCATGAACCAGGTCGGCACGCTGCGCTGGGATGGTGCGGAAGCCCAGGCCCGCATGGACAACCTTCTGTCGGCCAACTACACCGACAAGCAGGTCAACGGCGTGCTGTCGCCCTATGACGGCCTGTCGATCGGCATCCTGTCCTCGCTGAAGGGCGTGGGCTATGGCACCGGCGACCAGCAGATGCCGATCGTGACCGGCCAGGATGCCGAAATCCCCTCGGTCAAGTCGATCATCGCCGATGAGCAGTATTCGACGGTGTTCAAGGATACGCGCGAGCTTGCCCGCGTGACCGTGGGCATGGTCGATGCCCTTCTGCAGGGCGGCGAGCCGGAAATCAACGACACCGAGACCTATGACAATGGCGTCAAGGTGGTCCCGTCCTATCTGCTGTCGCCGGTCTCGATCGACGCCTCCAACTGGGAGGAAATCCTGGTCGACCAGAGCGGCTACTATACCCTTGACCAGCTCAAGTAA
- a CDS encoding AMP-binding protein, whose translation MNIAHWLDRAAKRWPAAPALLLGSEMVADYAAFNARAGGFARFLAEEAGVAPGDRVVLFMKNSLEYLIALFGIWKAGAVAVPVNAKLHPKEANWIIDNSGARLALVSESLAAGIKAPAILTVPGETFARATQMQPMTTEERGPRELAWLFYTSGTTGRPKGVIITHAMLADMSLSYLADVDYVTERDAALYAAPMSHGAGLYALVHVLRGAGHICPPSGGYDADEFLAIAAAHGSVSAFLAPTMVHRLTHAARASGSRGEGLRTVVYGGGPMYRADIEAALDHFGPKFVQIYGQGECPMGITALSRAEIADRDHPDWPLRITSVGRAQSAVTVQILRDDGMPAEPGEIGEIVVQGALVMPGYWNAPEASAEALAGGWLRTGDRGAMSADGYVTMHDRSKDVIISGGTNIYPREVEEALLTHPAVDEVAVIGRPSVEWGEDVVAFVVTARGAACDEAELDAHCLASIARFKRPKAYRFLDTLPKNAYGKVLKTELRLRESGQG comes from the coding sequence ATGAACATCGCCCACTGGCTGGACCGCGCGGCCAAGCGCTGGCCCGCAGCGCCCGCCTTGCTGCTGGGCTCGGAAATGGTGGCCGATTACGCCGCGTTCAACGCGCGCGCCGGCGGCTTCGCGCGCTTTCTTGCCGAGGAAGCGGGTGTTGCGCCGGGCGATCGGGTCGTGCTTTTCATGAAGAACAGTCTGGAATATCTGATCGCGCTGTTCGGCATCTGGAAGGCGGGAGCGGTCGCGGTGCCGGTCAACGCCAAGCTCCACCCGAAGGAGGCGAACTGGATCATCGACAATTCCGGCGCTCGGCTGGCGCTGGTCTCCGAAAGCCTGGCCGCAGGCATCAAGGCTCCAGCGATACTGACGGTGCCGGGCGAAACCTTTGCCCGCGCAACACAGATGCAGCCGATGACGACGGAGGAGCGCGGACCGCGCGAACTGGCCTGGCTGTTCTACACCTCCGGCACCACCGGCAGGCCCAAGGGCGTGATCATAACCCACGCCATGCTTGCTGACATGTCGCTCAGCTACCTCGCCGATGTCGACTATGTGACGGAAAGGGATGCCGCGCTTTACGCCGCGCCGATGAGCCACGGCGCGGGTCTCTACGCGCTGGTACACGTGCTGCGCGGCGCGGGCCATATCTGCCCGCCCTCCGGCGGCTATGATGCCGATGAATTTCTGGCAATCGCCGCTGCCCACGGCTCCGTCAGCGCGTTCCTTGCCCCGACCATGGTGCACCGGCTCACCCACGCCGCCCGGGCATCCGGCAGCAGGGGGGAGGGGTTGCGCACCGTGGTTTATGGCGGCGGGCCGATGTACCGCGCCGATATCGAGGCGGCGCTTGATCATTTCGGCCCGAAATTCGTGCAGATCTACGGTCAGGGCGAATGTCCGATGGGCATCACCGCGCTGTCGCGCGCCGAGATCGCCGACCGGGATCATCCCGACTGGCCATTGCGAATCACATCGGTCGGACGGGCGCAATCGGCGGTGACGGTGCAAATCCTGCGCGACGACGGCATGCCCGCCGAACCGGGCGAGATCGGCGAGATCGTGGTGCAGGGCGCGCTCGTCATGCCAGGCTACTGGAACGCGCCGGAGGCGAGCGCGGAGGCCCTTGCCGGCGGCTGGCTCAGGACCGGTGATCGCGGCGCGATGTCGGCCGATGGCTACGTCACCATGCATGACCGGTCCAAGGACGTGATCATCTCCGGCGGCACCAACATCTATCCGCGCGAGGTCGAGGAGGCGCTTCTGACCCACCCCGCCGTGGACGAGGTCGCGGTGATCGGCCGGCCGTCTGTCGAATGGGGCGAGGACGTGGTTGCCTTCGTGGTGACGGCGCGCGGTGCTGCCTGCGACGAGGCGGAGCTCGACGCCCACTGCCTCGCCTCGATCGCCCGCTTCAAGCGCCCCAAGGCCTATCGTTTCCTCGACACCCTGCCGAAGAATGCCTATGGCAAGGTTCTGAAAACCGAACTGCGTCTGCGCGAGAGCGGGCAGGGCTGA
- the mmsB gene encoding multiple monosaccharide ABC transporter permease: protein MNTPEETTADEHKPSIRSYLTLRMRDYGILLALIVIIAFFQVVTDGVLMRPVNITNLFLQNSYVIIMALGMLMIIVAGHIDLSVGSIVGFIGALAAVMIVHWQVPVIVAFFACIFAGMLIGAWQGYWVAYWRIPSFIVTLAGMLIFRGLSLWILNGQSVGPFPGSFQLLSTGFVPDLFGVGRPNMTALVAGIIAAAAIVYLAWRSRARNVAYGIEDEPLSFFLGRNIIVAGVLVFVSWKLASFRGLPNVLISMAILTVIYTFITESTTFGRRVYAIGGNEKAAALSGINTKRLNFIVFVNMGMLAALAGLVFAARLNIATPKAGNGFELDVIAAVFIGGASMSGGVGKIVGAVVGAFIMGIMNNGMSIMGIGIDYQQVIKGLVLLAAVVFDVYNKNKA, encoded by the coding sequence ATGAATACACCCGAGGAAACCACCGCGGACGAACACAAGCCCTCGATCCGCTCCTATCTGACACTCAGGATGCGCGACTACGGCATCCTGCTCGCCCTGATCGTCATCATCGCGTTTTTCCAGGTCGTCACCGACGGCGTGCTGATGCGACCGGTCAACATCACCAACCTGTTCCTGCAGAATTCCTATGTGATCATCATGGCGCTCGGCATGCTGATGATCATCGTGGCCGGGCATATCGATCTTTCGGTGGGCTCGATTGTGGGCTTCATCGGCGCGCTTGCCGCGGTGATGATCGTCCACTGGCAGGTGCCGGTCATCGTCGCCTTTTTTGCCTGCATTTTCGCCGGCATGCTGATTGGGGCGTGGCAGGGATACTGGGTCGCCTATTGGCGCATCCCGTCCTTTATCGTCACGCTCGCCGGCATGCTGATCTTCCGCGGGTTGTCGCTCTGGATCCTCAACGGCCAGTCGGTGGGCCCGTTCCCGGGTTCCTTCCAGCTGTTGTCCACCGGCTTCGTGCCGGATCTCTTCGGCGTCGGCCGGCCCAACATGACGGCGCTTGTGGCCGGCATCATCGCCGCCGCCGCGATCGTCTATCTCGCCTGGCGATCGCGGGCGCGCAACGTCGCCTATGGCATCGAGGATGAGCCGCTGTCCTTCTTCCTGGGTCGCAACATCATCGTTGCCGGCGTGCTGGTGTTCGTGTCGTGGAAGCTCGCCTCGTTCCGCGGCCTGCCGAATGTGCTGATCTCGATGGCGATCCTGACGGTGATCTATACCTTCATCACCGAAAGCACGACATTCGGACGCAGGGTCTATGCGATCGGCGGCAACGAGAAGGCGGCCGCCCTTTCAGGTATCAACACCAAGCGGCTGAATTTCATCGTGTTCGTGAACATGGGCATGCTGGCCGCTCTCGCCGGTCTGGTGTTCGCCGCCCGCCTCAACATCGCCACGCCCAAGGCCGGCAACGGTTTCGAGCTTGATGTGATCGCGGCGGTGTTCATCGGCGGCGCGTCGATGTCGGGCGGTGTCGGCAAGATCGTCGGCGCGGTGGTCGGCGCCTTCATCATGGGCATCATGAATAACGGCATGTCGATCATGGGCATCGGCATCGATTACCAGCAGGTGATCAAGGGCCTGGTGCTGCTCGCCGCCGTCGTCTTCGACGTCTACAACAAGAACAAGGCCTGA
- the chvE gene encoding multiple monosaccharide ABC transporter substrate-binding protein, producing MRKIISIFAAASVAAIAVAAPALAADKGYVGIAMPTKGLDRWNKDGASMVEQFEAAGYKTDLQYAENEIPQQLSQIENMITKGVTVLVVAAIDGGSLTGPLANAGAAGIPVIAYDRLILNTPDVDYYATFDNYKVGVLQGNSLVEGLKARFPDVKPWNVELFGGSPDDNNAYFFYNGAMSVLQPLIDSGDIVIPSGQMGMDKIGTLNWSNAAAQARMDNLLSAYYTDKPLHGVYASNDDLAMGSISSLKGIGYGSGDMKMPIITGQDSNLPNVKAIIDGDQYSSIFKDTRKLAGVTVGMVEAIGEGKEPEVNDTSTYNNGEKDVPSYLLEPVIVTQDNWKQILVDDSGYYTMQQIEN from the coding sequence ATGAGAAAGATTATCTCCATTTTTGCAGCCGCCTCTGTCGCGGCCATTGCTGTCGCCGCGCCGGCGCTCGCCGCCGACAAGGGCTATGTCGGCATCGCCATGCCGACCAAGGGCCTTGACCGCTGGAACAAGGACGGCGCGTCCATGGTCGAGCAGTTCGAGGCGGCCGGCTACAAGACCGACCTGCAATATGCCGAGAACGAAATTCCCCAGCAGTTGTCGCAGATCGAAAACATGATCACCAAGGGCGTCACCGTTCTGGTGGTCGCGGCGATCGATGGCGGCTCGCTCACCGGTCCGCTGGCCAATGCCGGCGCCGCCGGCATTCCGGTGATCGCCTATGACCGGCTGATCCTCAACACGCCCGATGTCGATTATTACGCGACCTTCGACAACTACAAGGTCGGCGTGCTGCAGGGCAACAGCCTCGTGGAGGGCCTGAAGGCGCGCTTCCCCGATGTGAAGCCCTGGAATGTCGAGCTCTTCGGCGGCTCGCCGGACGATAACAATGCCTATTTCTTCTATAATGGCGCGATGTCCGTGCTCCAGCCGCTGATCGATTCCGGCGATATCGTGATCCCGTCGGGCCAGATGGGCATGGACAAGATCGGCACGCTGAACTGGTCGAACGCCGCCGCCCAGGCGCGCATGGATAACCTGCTTTCGGCCTATTACACCGACAAGCCGCTGCACGGCGTCTATGCCTCCAATGACGATCTCGCCATGGGCTCGATCTCGTCGCTGAAGGGTATCGGCTATGGCTCCGGCGACATGAAGATGCCGATCATCACCGGCCAGGATTCCAACCTGCCGAACGTCAAGGCGATCATCGACGGCGACCAGTATTCCTCGATCTTCAAGGATACCCGCAAGCTTGCCGGCGTCACCGTCGGCATGGTGGAGGCGATCGGCGAGGGCAAGGAGCCGGAAGTCAACGACACCAGCACCTACAATAACGGCGAGAAGGACGTGCCGTCCTACCTGCTGGAGCCGGTGATCGTGACCCAGGACAACTGGAAGCAGATCCTGGTCGATGACAGCGGCTACTACACCATGCAGCAGATCGAGAATTGA
- a CDS encoding thiolase domain-containing protein has protein sequence MARIIGWGHTPFGRLAETLPELVVAAGREALEHSGVPASEIGGIWLGHFNSGMVGDAFASSLALDIDPDLRFTPATRLENACASGSAALWGAIDAVEAGRVDAALVIGVEKMTHLTTPEVTAGLAGASDQREEAGVSFPEIFARFARAYAAEYGDMTDALARIAVKNHANAMANPLAQMHKPLDFDFCREVSNRNPMIADPLKVTDCSLISDGAAALVITRDEAARGAARAVAIRARSQVSDFLPMSRRSSTELTGAAIAIRQALEAAGLGIRDIDAAEVHDCFTIAELMVYEAMGLAAPGEGHRAIEEGWVARDGILPVNLSGGLKAKGHPVGATGVSMHVMAARQVLGEAGDMQRAGAERALVFNMGGSGVANYASVLEAAAT, from the coding sequence ATGGCGCGCATCATCGGTTGGGGGCATACGCCCTTTGGAAGGCTAGCCGAAACGCTGCCCGAACTCGTGGTTGCCGCCGGGCGGGAGGCGCTGGAGCATTCCGGCGTTCCCGCTTCAGAAATCGGCGGCATCTGGCTCGGGCACTTCAATTCCGGCATGGTCGGCGATGCCTTCGCCTCCTCGCTGGCGCTCGACATTGATCCCGATCTGCGCTTCACGCCCGCGACCCGGCTTGAAAACGCCTGCGCCTCCGGCTCGGCGGCGCTCTGGGGCGCCATCGATGCGGTGGAGGCGGGCAGGGTGGATGCGGCGCTGGTGATCGGCGTGGAGAAGATGACCCATCTGACCACGCCGGAGGTGACCGCCGGGCTCGCCGGTGCGTCCGACCAGCGGGAGGAGGCCGGCGTCTCCTTCCCCGAAATCTTCGCCCGCTTCGCCAGGGCCTATGCCGCCGAATATGGCGACATGACCGATGCGCTGGCCCGGATCGCGGTCAAGAACCACGCCAATGCCATGGCGAACCCGCTGGCGCAGATGCACAAGCCGCTCGACTTCGACTTCTGCCGGGAGGTTTCCAATCGCAACCCGATGATCGCCGATCCGCTGAAGGTCACCGATTGCTCGCTGATTTCCGATGGCGCGGCGGCGCTCGTGATCACCCGCGACGAGGCGGCGCGGGGTGCGGCGCGGGCCGTCGCCATCCGGGCGCGGTCCCAGGTCAGCGATTTTCTGCCGATGTCGCGCAGATCGTCGACGGAACTCACCGGGGCGGCGATCGCGATCCGGCAGGCGCTTGAGGCGGCTGGGCTCGGCATTCGCGATATCGACGCGGCGGAGGTGCATGACTGCTTCACCATAGCCGAACTGATGGTCTACGAGGCGATGGGGCTTGCCGCACCGGGCGAGGGTCACCGGGCGATCGAGGAAGGCTGGGTCGCGCGGGACGGCATCTTGCCCGTCAACCTGTCCGGCGGGCTGAAGGCCAAGGGCCACCCGGTCGGCGCCACCGGCGTTTCGATGCATGTCATGGCCGCCCGGCAGGTTCTGGGCGAGGCGGGCGACATGCAGCGCGCCGGCGCCGAGCGCGCGCTGGTCTTCAACATGGGCGGTTCGGGCGTTGCCAATTACGCCTCGGTGCTTGAGGCGGCGGCGACATGA
- the mmsA gene encoding multiple monosaccharide ABC transporter ATP-binding protein, translating to MTTLLEMRKITKTFPGVKALSDVDLKVEEGEIHALVGENGAGKSTLMKVLSGVYPHGSYEGEIYYAGELATFSGIADSEKKGVIIIHQELALVPQLSIAENIFLGNEVSRAGVIDWPETFDRTEKLLRKVGLKDPPATLVEKIGVGKQQLVEIAKALSKDVRLLILDEPTAALSESDSAKLLKLLLDLKKQGITSILISHKLNEVEQVADNITVLRDGSSVADIDCAAEEVSEARIIQAMVGRTMENRYPDRERKFGEELMAVKDWTVWHPEQADRKVIKNVAFNVRAGEIVGIAGVMGAGRTELAMSIFGHSYGRNISGEVWLGGEKVDVSTVPKAIHAGLAYVTEDRKGLGLILDEPITRNVTLAHLGGVSKYGVLNPAEETKTSEHYRKAMNIRTPTVAQRVVNLSGGNQQKVVLSKWLFTQPDVLILDEPTRGIDVGAKYEIYTLMNELAAEGRGVVMISSEMPELLGMCDRIYIMNEGALVGELSAAEASQERIMSFIVRK from the coding sequence ATGACAACATTGCTCGAAATGCGAAAGATCACGAAGACCTTTCCCGGCGTGAAGGCGTTGAGCGACGTCGACCTGAAGGTCGAGGAAGGCGAGATCCACGCGCTGGTCGGCGAGAACGGCGCGGGCAAATCCACGCTGATGAAAGTGCTTTCCGGGGTCTATCCCCACGGCTCCTATGAGGGCGAAATCTACTATGCCGGTGAACTGGCGACCTTTTCCGGCATTGCCGACAGCGAGAAGAAGGGCGTCATCATCATCCACCAGGAGCTGGCGCTGGTGCCGCAATTGTCGATTGCGGAGAATATCTTCCTCGGCAACGAGGTGTCGCGGGCCGGCGTGATCGACTGGCCGGAAACCTTCGATCGCACTGAGAAACTGCTCCGGAAGGTGGGCCTGAAGGACCCGCCGGCGACGCTGGTGGAGAAGATCGGCGTCGGCAAGCAGCAGCTTGTCGAAATCGCGAAGGCGCTCTCCAAGGATGTGCGGCTTCTCATTCTGGACGAGCCGACGGCCGCGCTTTCGGAATCCGACAGCGCCAAGCTTCTGAAGCTGCTTCTGGATCTGAAGAAACAGGGGATCACCTCGATCCTGATCTCGCACAAGCTGAACGAGGTCGAGCAGGTCGCCGATAACATCACGGTGCTGCGCGATGGTTCGTCGGTTGCCGATATCGATTGCGCCGCGGAAGAAGTGAGCGAGGCCCGTATCATCCAGGCCATGGTCGGCCGGACCATGGAGAACCGCTATCCCGACCGCGAGCGCAAGTTCGGCGAGGAACTGATGGCGGTGAAGGACTGGACCGTCTGGCACCCCGAACAGGCCGACCGCAAGGTGATCAAGAATGTCGCCTTCAATGTGCGCGCCGGCGAGATCGTCGGCATAGCGGGCGTGATGGGGGCAGGGCGCACCGAACTCGCCATGAGCATTTTCGGCCACAGCTATGGCCGCAATATCTCCGGCGAGGTCTGGCTCGGCGGCGAGAAGGTGGATGTGTCCACCGTGCCGAAGGCCATCCATGCGGGCCTCGCCTATGTGACGGAGGACCGCAAGGGCCTCGGGCTGATCCTGGACGAGCCGATCACCCGGAACGTGACGCTCGCCCATCTTGGCGGGGTTTCCAAATACGGCGTGCTCAACCCCGCCGAGGAAACCAAGACCTCCGAGCATTACCGCAAGGCCATGAACATCCGCACGCCGACGGTGGCCCAACGCGTGGTCAACCTTTCGGGCGGCAACCAGCAGAAGGTGGTGCTGTCGAAATGGCTGTTCACCCAGCCGGACGTGCTGATCCTGGACGAGCCGACGCGCGGCATCGATGTCGGCGCGAAATACGAGATCTACACGCTGATGAACGAACTTGCGGCCGAAGGCCGGGGCGTCGTGATGATCTCGTCGGAAATGCCGGAGCTGCTCGGCATGTGCGACCGCATTTACATCATGAACGAGGGGGCATTGGTGGGCGAACTGAGCGCCGCAGAGGCGAGTCAGGAACGCATCATGTCCTTCATTGTCAGGAAATGA
- a CDS encoding VOC family protein, with amino-acid sequence MHKNTICIWYDKDAEAAARFYADLFPDSAVTRVTHAPGDYPSGQKGDVLTVEFTVCGIPCLGLNGGPAFSHSEAFSFQISTEDQAETDRYWDAIVGNGGEESACGWCKDRWGLSWQITPRTLMEALAAGGDEAKRAFEAMMQMRKIDVAAIDAARKG; translated from the coding sequence TTGCACAAGAACACGATCTGCATCTGGTATGACAAGGACGCCGAGGCGGCCGCGCGGTTTTACGCGGACCTGTTTCCAGACAGCGCGGTGACGCGAGTCACCCACGCGCCGGGCGATTACCCCTCCGGCCAGAAAGGGGACGTGCTCACCGTCGAATTCACCGTCTGCGGCATTCCCTGCCTGGGGCTCAATGGCGGTCCGGCCTTCAGCCACAGCGAGGCCTTCTCGTTTCAGATCTCGACCGAAGACCAAGCGGAAACCGACCGTTATTGGGACGCGATCGTGGGCAATGGCGGCGAGGAAAGCGCCTGCGGTTGGTGCAAGGACAGATGGGGCCTGTCCTGGCAGATCACGCCCCGCACGCTGATGGAGGCGCTGGCGGCAGGCGGCGATGAGGCGAAACGGGCTTTTGAGGCCATGATGCAGATGCGGAAAATCGACGTCGCCGCGATCGATGCCGCCCGCAAGGGCTGA
- a CDS encoding AraC family transcriptional regulator — protein MHTLLTVHRVSKPKGVALPLHAHEHAQLTFAASGMVQVHTDAGIWLVPPQLTAWIPSGISHRLDILTDAELWMMHWQPAAIEAWAPSTFPHRAFVSKVTPLMRALLATAIEIDIRSEKASLLARLMLLELDAMTDAPTYLPLPTSAVAKRVADIAIADYRNHLDLAELASRAATSVRTASRLFPVETGMTLKAWRQRARIVRTMEQLAQGRAIAHVASEAGFSGTAAFCHAFRQVTDMTPGAFIEDPKHLNPRSQTADSSHGNASGA, from the coding sequence GTGCATACGCTTCTCACGGTTCACCGCGTAAGCAAGCCCAAGGGCGTAGCCTTGCCGCTTCACGCCCACGAACACGCGCAATTGACCTTTGCGGCATCGGGTATGGTCCAGGTCCATACGGACGCGGGTATATGGCTGGTGCCCCCTCAATTGACGGCATGGATACCGTCAGGCATTTCGCACCGTCTTGATATTCTGACCGATGCCGAGCTTTGGATGATGCATTGGCAACCGGCTGCCATTGAAGCATGGGCTCCCTCGACCTTTCCTCATCGCGCATTCGTATCCAAAGTCACGCCATTGATGCGCGCGCTGCTTGCCACGGCGATTGAAATCGACATCCGGTCGGAGAAGGCTTCTCTTTTGGCCCGGTTGATGCTGCTTGAATTGGACGCGATGACCGACGCACCGACCTATCTTCCGCTGCCCACAAGTGCCGTCGCGAAACGTGTCGCCGACATTGCGATCGCCGACTATCGCAATCATCTCGACCTTGCCGAACTGGCGTCGCGCGCCGCGACCTCGGTGCGCACGGCAAGCCGTCTTTTTCCGGTCGAGACGGGTATGACGCTGAAGGCATGGCGGCAACGGGCGCGCATCGTTCGAACGATGGAGCAGCTCGCGCAGGGCCGAGCCATCGCGCATGTGGCAAGCGAGGCCGGCTTCTCCGGCACTGCGGCATTTTGCCATGCGTTCAGGCAGGTCACCGACATGACGCCGGGCGCATTCATAGAAGATCCAAAACACCTGAATCCCCGATCCCAAACCGCCGACAGCAGCCACGGCAACGCATCCGGAGCCTAG
- a CDS encoding NADP-dependent oxidoreductase: protein MKAVVITEYGSNDVVHLVDIDKPSPGAGEVLVKVHAAGVNPIDWKIRGGAGERMGMPLPIRLGGEFVGTIEALGPGVHSFGHGEAVFGMVHTGAFAEYALAKADNIVRKPSGLDFIQAAALPLAGTTAWQALFDEAGLSAGQRLLVTGGSGGVGSLAVQFAKAKGAHVTAVASARNAQFVRDLGADAFIDYTSGPFEEAASDIDVVLDTVGGESFQRAFKTLRKGGFMVTVVAFPGDEAERFEVGVKRSFTVPSAPSLSAIADLVEAGKVTPHIDTVLPLAEIRQALALSEAGRARGKIVLTMLD from the coding sequence ATGAAAGCAGTGGTCATCACAGAATACGGGTCAAACGATGTCGTGCACCTCGTCGACATAGACAAACCCAGCCCCGGAGCCGGCGAAGTCCTGGTGAAAGTTCACGCCGCAGGCGTGAATCCGATCGACTGGAAAATACGCGGCGGCGCGGGCGAACGCATGGGCATGCCCCTTCCCATCCGCCTTGGCGGCGAGTTCGTGGGCACGATCGAGGCGCTTGGGCCGGGCGTCCATAGCTTCGGTCACGGTGAAGCCGTATTCGGCATGGTGCACACCGGCGCCTTTGCGGAATACGCGCTGGCGAAAGCGGACAATATCGTGCGCAAGCCCTCCGGCCTGGACTTCATTCAGGCAGCCGCGCTGCCGCTCGCCGGCACCACGGCATGGCAGGCCCTTTTCGATGAGGCCGGACTGTCCGCCGGACAAAGGCTTCTGGTTACCGGCGGCTCCGGCGGCGTCGGCTCTCTCGCGGTCCAGTTCGCCAAAGCCAAGGGCGCGCATGTCACGGCGGTCGCTTCCGCCCGCAACGCGCAGTTCGTCCGCGATCTCGGCGCCGACGCCTTCATCGATTACACCAGCGGTCCTTTTGAAGAGGCGGCCAGCGATATCGACGTCGTCCTAGACACGGTGGGCGGCGAAAGCTTTCAGCGCGCGTTCAAGACGCTGAGGAAAGGCGGTTTCATGGTCACCGTCGTGGCCTTTCCGGGTGACGAAGCCGAACGCTTCGAGGTTGGCGTGAAGCGCAGCTTCACAGTGCCGAGCGCGCCAAGCCTGAGCGCGATCGCGGACCTAGTCGAGGCCGGCAAGGTGACGCCGCACATAGACACCGTGCTCCCCCTTGCCGAGATCAGACAGGCGCTGGCCTTGTCCGAGGCCGGTCGCGCCCGCGGAAAGATCGTTCTCACCATGCTGGACTAA